A single region of the Theileria annulata chromosome 4, complete sequence, *** SEQUENCING IN PROGRESS *** genome encodes:
- a CDS encoding sybindin, putative (Tap349h10.p1c.C.cand.4 - score = 14.09;~SMART pfam:Sybindin (PF04099) at aa 1-150, E()=1.50e-29), with translation MLSLFMINKHGCLIYYKCLSGNDTLNSNDIIRLASTLHGLSTISVKLCSNNNISIIPSPKGNSMKLIIFIGITNIDSDYFRLQCLETLTGLCIFMICDLNGPSKAHLNVMLNYIYELYSDYVHKCPFHKVDMPIRSKLFDEQIILYFKDFT, from the exons ATgttatcattatttatgataaataaacacggatgtttaatttattataaa TGTTTAAGTGGCAATGATACATTAAATTCTAATGATATAATTCGTTTAGCTAGTACATTACATGGATTATCAACAATTTCTGTTAAATTATGTTctaacaataatatatcaataattCCATCACCTAAAGGTAATtcaatgaaattaataatatttataggTATTACAAATATTGATTCTGATTATTTTCGTTTACAGTGTTTGGAAACTTTAACTg gattatgtatatttatGATTTGTGATTTAAATGGACCATCAAAAGCTCATTTAAATGTtatgttaaattatatttatgaattaTATTCTGATTATGTTCATAAATGTCCTTTTCATAAAGTTGACATGCCTATACGttccaaattatttgatgaacaaattattttatattttaaagatttTACTTAA
- a CDS encoding uncharacterized protein (Tap349h10.p1c.C.cand.8 - score = 12.67;~SMART pfam:SGS (PF05002) at aa 32-80, E()=1.20e-02), producing MWDNLESYESQLDNLNKVPNSYDKFSDKNFNNELVDDNIEDSDEKFMNLLREIYSKGDDETKRAMILAPSQIGEDPDLKFGDSVASITDTSISAYKEPENPVPIVSEAAQEVFSLFTHTFHLLQTICRFWTSYLI from the exons ATGTGGGATAATTTGGAATCGTATGAATCGCAATTGGATAATTTGAACAAAGTTCCAAATTCATATGATAAA tttagtgataaaaattttaataatgaattggTTGACGATAACATAGAAGACTCAGATGAAAAGTTTATGAATCTACTTAGAGAAATATACTCAAAAGGTGATGATGAAACTAAACGAGCTATG ATTCTTGCACCTTCACAAATTGGTGAAGACCCTGATCTAAAATTTGGTGATTCTGTAGCCTCAATCACTGATACTTCTATATCAGCTTATAAAGAACCCGAAAACCCAGTACCCATCGTTAGTGAAGCTGCTCAAGAGGTATTTTCCTTATTTACACACacatttcatttattacaaACAATATGCAGGTTTTGGACGAGTTATCTGATTTAA
- a CDS encoding methylase-like protein, putative (Tap349h10.p1c.C.cand.6 - score = 31.87), producing MISTLAKSKSKYLGRLCCGFIAFPFLYEYTKEFYWTQRLKKLNMDEIISDRFTWLHHCMIVCQLLINYSFVYSEDYKNNVYIPSEDTFFFVDVISKDFKNILKSKPILILEIGSGSGYISTYILNLFKYNNAQEHNIPLCISTDINKIGTLSTSMMIKSNKLESFSECVCMDLFNNLRPVEFDFIFFNPPYVVGTDDDTSDMIDKAWNGGINGSETIIRFINSVDKYISSGGFVYLLVEKRNKINEILELIKENEFHYKIIGTRKVIGEELSIIKFYKSTIS from the exons atgattTCAACATTAGCAAAGAGTAAAAGTAAGTATTTAGGCCGTTTATGTTGTGGATTCATAGCATTTCCATTCCTATACGAATATACAAAA gaATTTTATTGGACTCAGAGACTTAAAAAGTTGAATATGGATGAAATTATCTCCGACAGATTTACTTGGCTACACCATTGCATGATTGTATGTCAATTATTGATTA ATTATTCATTTGTGTATTCTGAAGATTATAAAAACAATGTGTATATTCCAAGTGAAGATACTTTCTTTTTCGTTGATGTTATATCTAAAGATTtcaagaatattttaaaatcaaaaccaattttaatattagaaatcGG ATCAGGAAGTGGTTACATATCAACATACATTTTAAACCTCTTCAAATATAACAATGCTCAAGAGCATAATATACCACTTTGTATATCAActgatataaataaaatcgGAACATTAAGCACATCTATGATgattaaatcaaataaattagaaagTTTCTCAGAATGTGTTTGTATGGACcttttcaataatttaagaCCCGTTGAATTTGACTTTATCTTTTTCAATCCA cCTTATGTCGTTGGAACGGATGATGATACTAGTGATATGATTGATAAGGCATGGAATGGAGGAATTAACGGTTCTGAGACCATAATTAGGTTCATCAACTCAGTTGAC AAATACATTTCATCTGGAGGATTTGTGTATTTG ttgGTTGAAAagagaaataaaataaatgaaattctagaattaattaaagaaaACGAGTTTCACTACAAA ATTATTGGAACTAGGAAGGTTATTGGTGAAGAACtatcaataattaagtTTTACAAATCAACTATATCTTAA
- a CDS encoding uncharacterized protein (Tap349h10.p1c.C.cand.6 - score = 31.87): MGFSQPKTKIRLCEQLKIHAPHIFSKPRSPPAEPPPTNQNKVVKPLQPQFIPASPFPPHPPVVPPHRDIVFPPHIPEPPKTATPESIFSKTNLVWQGNIARNGKKITETLAIKISGQCSTFLNSSVEMINITHRLKWEEASKNVPLAVFSIHSSNNLKIEPFKEYIDYFQSKNRVTNFILIGVSPLGNDHNIYICAPGNPLFDKHLPDGLTTPTLIGIVTNAELQTSTQSSGKLQQSNGTVIIYRNFTDDWLSQLNTLTAMVGTKK, from the exons atggGATTCTCTCAGCCAAAGACTAAAATTAGGCTTTGTGAGCAGTTGAAGATCCATGCTCCTCATATATTCTCAAAACCCAGATCACCTCCTGCTGAACCACCTCCAACCAATCAAAACAAGGTTGTTAAACCATTACAACCTCAATTCATTCCAGCGTCACCTTTTCCACCTCATCCACCTGTTGTTCCTCCTCACCGAGACATTGTATTCCCACCTCATATACCTGAACCTCCAAAAACCGCAACTCCCGAAtctattttttcaaaaaca AATTTGGTATGGCAAGGTAATATAGCACGTAATGGAAAGAAGATTACTGAGACTTTGGCTATTAAAATCAGTGGACAATGTTCAACATTCTTAAATTCTTCTGTTGAGATGATTAATATAACTCACAGGCTGAAATGGGAAGAAGCTTCAAAAAATGTCCCATTGGCAGTTTTTTCAATCCACTCCTCAAATAACCTTAAAATCGAACCttttaaagaatatattgACTACTTTCAATCGAAAAATCGGgtaacaaattttatacta ATTGGTGTATCACCTTTGGGTAATGatcataatatatacatttgtGCTCCTGGAAATCCACTTTTTGATAAGCATTTACCAGACGGACTAACAACTCCAAC gCTTATTGGTATTGTTACAAATGCTGAATTACAAACTTCAACTCAATCTTCTGGTAAACTTCAACAATCAAATGGTACtgttataatttatagaaattttaCAGATGATTGGTTAAGTCAACTAAACACACTAACAGCAATGGTTGGGACTAAAAAGTAa
- a CDS encoding cytosol aminopeptidase, putative (Tap349h10.p1c.cand.229 - score = 72.42;~SMART pfam:peptidase_M17 (PF00883) at aa 214-520, E()=8.90e-124) produces the protein MDVNEYPYTGFPGESVKFHFESPDNTKLEDFNFPKGSLGVFHLAFSSSKKSDPVDNEDYSLESLDFFPSSFYQKNSALPHLAKNNKFSASLCDKLSTVSTREDGELLVESVVGCGNKLELLTTDCLTLAATMASVLTSNKLKVAALLLLDFTEQYVELLLTNLLVQLCPDNRFKKDNKNEFYLENLFVFNKHSKNLAHLESVFFLKVKMYSESMNMAKELTTAPPNYANTVTVSEFLKKMLSSVGLKVKVLDYDDCKKLKMFCYLSVCQGSKFPPKFLHAVYKPDGEVKKTLAFVGKGITFDAGGYNVKNSSTMIHYMKLDMGGFATVFSAAYALGKLKPKNVELHFVGGLCENMLDANSYRPSDVVTASNGKTVEVLNTDAEGRVTLADSLYYAAKLDPDYLVDYATLTGAAMTALGVKCAAFYSNDEDLAELYTNSARNSGELMWRMPLLKEYKDYLNSKVADYANVNYNGKCGSINGALFLKEFVDDKKWLHVDFAGPAFDFKNEKGTGFGVLTIVNFVLTFT, from the exons ATGGATGTCAATGAATATCCTTATACTGGTTTTCCAGGGGAGTCAGTGAAATTTCACTTTGAAAGTCCTGATAACACAAAACTTGAAGACTTCAATTTCCCTAAAGGAAGTTTAGGAGTATTCCACCTAGCGTTTTCTTCTAGTAAGAAGAGTGACCCTGTAGATAATGAGGATTATTCTCTAGAATCACTTGACTTCTTCCCCTCATCGTTTTACCAGAAAAATTCTGCTCTTCCACATCTTGctaaaaataacaaattttcaGCATCATTATG TGATAAATTGAGTACTGTTTCAACCAGAGAAGATGGAGAGTTGTTGGTGGAATCTGTAGTGGGATGTGGAAACAAGTTGGAACTATTGACAACAGATTGCCTAACACTTGCTGCAACCATGGCTTCAGTGTTAACGTCTAATAAACTTAAAGTGGCTGCACTTCTGCTGTTAGATTTTACTGAACAATATGTTGAACTTCTTCTTACCAACCTTCTGGTTCAACTTTGCCCAGACAACAGGTTTAAAAAGGATAACAAGaatgaattttatttgGAGAATCTGTTCGTATTTAACAAACATTCTAAGAATTTGGCGCATTTGGAATCGGTATTcttttta AAAGTGAAAATGTATTCTGAATCAATGAATATGGCAAAAGAGTTGACAACAGCGCCTCCAAACTATGCAAATACAGTTACTGTATCCGAGTTTCTAAAGAAAATGTTATCATCGGTTGGATTGAAAGTCAAGGTTCTGGACTACGACGATTGCAAGAAGCTTAAGATGTTCTGCTACCTATCCGTGTGCCAGGGAAGCAAGTTCCCACCCAAATTCCTCCATGCAGTTTATAAGCCGGATGGAGAAGTTAAGAAAACATTGGCATTTGTAGGAAAAGGGATAACGTTTGATGCAGGAGGATATAACGTCAAG aacTCAAGCACAATGATTCATTACATGAAACTTGACATGGGAGGATTTGCGACTGTTTTCTCAGCCGCATACGCTTTGGGGAAACTGAAACCTAAAAACGTTGAGCTTCACTTCGTCGGAGGGTTATGTGAAAACATGCTTGACGCAAACTCATACAGACCTAGTGATGTAGTTACAGCCTCAAATGGAAAAACAGTTGAa gTGTTGAATACCGATGCTGAAGGTAGAGTAACGCTTGCAGACTCATTATATTATGCTGCCAAACTGGACCCTGACTATCTTGTTGATTATGCAACATTAACTGGCGCTGCAATGACAGCCCTTG GGGTCAAGTGTGCAGCATTTTACTCAAATGATGAAGATCTCGCAGAATTATACACAAACTC AGCTAGAAACTCTGGAGAACTGATGTGGAGAATGCCCTTGCTGAAGGAGTATAAGGATTACCTAAACTCGAAGGTAGCAGACTACGCAAACGTTAACTACAACGGGAAGTGCGGATCAATAAACGGAGCTCTGTTCCTAAAAGAGTTTGTAGATGAT aAAAAGTGGCTCCATGTCGACTTCGCAGGACCTGCATTTGATTTCAAGAATGAGAAAGGAACTGGATTTGGAGTACTGACCATAGTCAATTTCGTTCTAACATTCacataa
- a CDS encoding uncharacterized protein (Tap349h10.p1c.cand.231 - score = 27.09;~SMART pfam:HABP4_PAI-RBP1 (PF04774) at aa 102-258, E()=1.30e-04) has protein sequence MSANKVTYNVGTSNKFSAFYEDGDHEKISRQPVGSTNMINSKGQHQEHLFDGVADHKSPMTNHTVTNSTPVVHMDNLNAENNVGSNVPVYTDDNIFDTRAKGRRPSRRFRGNPNGPRRFDRVSGTGRGRELKKQGEGGHNWGSVSKLSNDPLEEDQLNEVMNNLNLNGSSVKDSKTNEDNVKSKKEEKKKNDMMDYESYKLMQQSKRSNLPTFTVYDDKKVSTDQELQNDGYVKYVKKVENSKLVEKVKVINSQANSNPLNVLPNHPSSFRDRKSSKPKQKPTKSGGRIRVKAPDLADLKLFPCLDLKS, from the exons ATGTCCGCCAATAAAGTAACTTATAACGTCGGAACATCTAATAAATTCTCTGCATTTTATGAAGACGGGGATCACGAGAAGATTTCACGTCAACCTGTAGGATCTACAAATATGATTAATTCCAAAG GTCAACACCAAGAACACTTGTTTGATGGTGTTGCTGATCATAAAAGTCCAATGACTAATCACACAGTTACTAATAGTACTCCAGTAGTTCACATGGACAATCTAAACGCAGAAAATAACGTTGGCAGTAACGTTCCAGTATACACTGAcgataatatatttgataccAGAGCAAAGGGAAGGAGACCGAGTCGCCGTTTCCGTGGAAACCCGAATGGTCCAAGACGTTTTGACCGTGTTAGTGGAACTGGTAGAGGTCGAGAGCTGAAAAAGCAAGGTGAGGGAGGACACAACTGGGGCAGCGTTTCAAAGCTAAGTAATGATCCCTTAGAAGAAGATCAACTAAACGAAGTTATGAATAACCTTAATTTAAACGGGTCAAGTGTTAAGGATTCTAAGACTAATGAAGATAACGTCAAGTCCAAgaaagaagaaaaaaagaaaaatgaCATGATGGATTATGAGTCATACAAACTCATGCAACAGTCAAAGAGGAGTAATCTTCCAACATTTACCGTTTACGACGATAAGAAGGTTTCAACAGACCAGGAGCTCCAGAACGACGGTTATGTTAAGTATGTCAAGAAGGTTGAGAACAGTAAGCTCGTGGAGAAGGTTAAGGTTATAAACTCTCAAGCCAATAGTAACCCCTTGAATGTCCTACCAAACCATCCATCCTCGTTCAGGGATCGAAAATCAAGTAAACCAAAACAAAAACCAACAAAATCC GGAGGTAGAATCAGAGTAAAGGCGCCAGATTTGGcagatttaaaattatttccatGTCTTGACTTAAAGTCTTAA
- a CDS encoding uncharacterized protein (Tap349h10.p1c.cand.230 - score = 11.70), with the protein MLMCSSPSNKLERLSHEYFVSSLRTWCNSTEKTTSLNVLKSNWVNNITNKLTSTSKVDLLNLMSLTGLYEVELQFLKLSVPNLIYFATLYNSGYGCEESCLMLTEWSKDSNSVNYNLNLNSEFYNPIYMNRERFKNLLLKMLSSPSRDKRISRMVSYLSKPETFDHSNYDSSNNSEQRSPSTNSQLSESKDSKIESKSPNSNYCVLTPNSSKILELLDQSKLPKLFIEYIEPTKGLFKL; encoded by the coding sequence ATGTTGATGTGTTCATCACCTAGTAACAAACTTGAAAGGCTATCGCATGAATATTTCGTATCATCGCTCAGAACATGGTGTAATTCTACTGAAAAGACAACTAGCTTAAATGTTCTCAAATCTAATTGggttaataatattaccaaTAAATTGACTTCCACATCTAAAGTTGATTTATTGAATCTAATGTCATTAACTGGCCTATATGAGGTTGAATTACAATTTCTTAAACTGTCTGTACCAAACTTAATTTACTTCGCTACTCTATACAACAGTGGATATGGATGTGAAGAATCTTGTTTAATGCTCACTGAATGGTCCAAGGATTCAAACTCtgttaattataatttaaatttaaattctgAATTTTATAATCCAATTTATATGAACAGAGAAAGGTTTAAGAATTTGTTACTGAAGATGTTAAGTTCTCCATCTAGGGATAAAAGAATTTCAAGAATGGTCTCATATTTATCTAAGCCTGAAACCTTCGACCATTCAAACTATGATTCGTCAAATAATTCTGAACAACGGAGTCCAAGTACCAATTCACAGTTATCAGAATCAAAAGACTCAAAAATTGAATCGAAATCACCTAACTCAAACTATTGTGTTTTGACTCCCAATTCCAGTAAAATACTTGAACTACTAGATCAATCGAAACTTCCTAAGCTCTTTATTGAATACATTGAACCCACCAAGGgattattcaaattataa
- a CDS encoding uncharacterized protein (Tap349h10.p1c.C.cand.5 - score = 11.67;~SMART 2 transmembrane domains at aa 5-27, 47-69;~2 probable transmembrane helices predicted for TA09080 by TMHMM2.0 at aa 5-27 and 47-69;~Signal anchor predicted for TA09080 by SignalP 2.0 HMM (Signal peptide probability 0.069, signal anchor probability 0.899) with cleavage site probability 0.022 between residues 30 and 31): MWKKIGYIFCLSSGFNFVLFQALLVHLKFGKLNVELEPERVPAASKACLAVGIIHLIIVVLSILYLNGVIKFNPIHYFMRVLNMAGRHGPATGQNRYRMFTEYHFESQIPASPSDDLNDQDNTTPLLDNSVSRRMDSQAKIPIPPYVNVSRTHSNSVVNLHEPTHSDSMAVNRSTDAESIQKKPSIELIDLN; the protein is encoded by the coding sequence atgtggAAGAAAATTGGatatatattttgtttaagTAGTGGATTTAACTTTGTATTATTTCAGGCATTGTTGGTACATTTAAAGTTTGGGAAACTTAATGTGGAGTTGGAACCCGAGAGGGTTCCAGCAGCTAGTAAAGCCTGCCTGGCAGTAGGAATCATCCACTTAATAATTGTAGTTTTATCTATTCTATATTTAAACGGGGTAATAAAGTTTAATCCCATCCATTATTTTATGAGGGTTCTTAACATGGCAGGAAGACATGGACCTGCTACAGGTCAGAATAGGTACAGAATGTTTACCGAGTACCATTTTGAATCACAAATTCCAGCATCTCCTTCAGATGATCTTAATGACCAGGACAACACAACTCCATTGTTGGATAATTCAGTGTCAAGGAGAATGGATTCTCAGGCGAAAATACCAATTCCTCCATACGTAAATGTATCAAGAACACATTCTAACAGTGTGGTTAATCTACATGAACCTACTCACTCAGACTCTATGGCAGTTAATCGTAGCACAGACGCCGAAAGTATACAGAAAAAACCATCtatagaattaattgatttgaactaa
- a CDS encoding DEAD-box family RNA-dependent helicase, putative (Tap349h10.p1c.C.cand.7 - score = 47.44;~SMART DEXDc (SM00487) at aa 207-414, E()=1.43e-54; HELICc (SM00490) at aa 451-532, E()=1.28e-33), with product MSDRTTDYSYSNRAQGYGPSRNSTSYRPYFKSDKPFGRQSENHHDKYATKPYDKPYPNQHSMGYSQTSNGYGGRYPQSGDKSPYSTYTANKPYGSTMSKDESGYSGVRGYMNHQGKFGGYNSYGYGSDTLGNGLEPVNWNQVELVKFEKNFYVEHPEVKAMSYSEADKIRREKEITVVHGRDVPKPVVKFEYTSFPRYILSSIESAGFKEPTPIQVQAWPIALSGRDMIGIAETGITRSGKTLAFLLPAIVHINAQALLRPGDGPIVLVLAPTRELAEQIKETALVFGRSSKLKTSVAYGGVPKKFQTIALRRGVEILIACPGRLIDFLESNVTNLRRVTYLVLDEADRMLDMGFEPQIRKIVGQIRPDRQTLMFSATWPKEVISLSRSLLSHEVVHVNIGSLDLTTCHNIEQNVFILEEREKRLKLKELLKKLMDGGKILIFSETKKGADTLTRELRLDGWPALCIHGDKKQEERTWVLNEFKTGKHPIMIATDVASRGLDVRDVKYVINYDFPGQIEDYVHRIGRTGRAGMKGSSYTFLTPDKFKSARELVKLMREANQEIPPELLKLANERSYGTEQRRWGAYGRPFSNSTNLIPLGGTQRNYNSFSNYYPRR from the exons ATGTCAGATCGAACGACTGACTATTCATATTCAAACAGGGCACAGGGTTACGGTCCTTCAAGGAATTCTACATCATACAGACCCTACTTTAAAAGCGATAAGCCATTTGGTAGGCAGTCAGAAAATCACCACGACAAATACGCTACAAAACCATACGATAAACCCTACCCTAATCAACATTCAATGGGATATTCTCAAACGTCAAATGGTTACGGTGGTAGATATCCACAATCTGGAGATAAGTCACCTTATTCTACATATACAGCAAATAAACCATATGGTTCAACAATGAGTAAAGATGAATCGGGATATAGTGGTGTTAGAGGGTATATGAACCATCAGGGGAAATTCGGTGGGTATAATAGTTATGGATACGGAAGTGATACTCTGGGGAATGGATTAGAACCAGTTAACTGGAACCAAGTTGAGCTCGTTAAGTTTGAGAAGAATTTTTACGTAGAACACCCTGAAGTAAAGGCAATGTCATATTCAGAAGCCGATAAGATAAGGAGAGAGAAGGAGATTACGGTGGTTCACGGAAGAGATGTGCCTAAACCAGTGGTTAAGTTTGAATACACATCATTCCCGAGATATATTTTAAGCTCCATTGAGTCGGCTGGATTTAAAGAACCAACGCCAATTCAAGTTCAAGCATGGCCAATAGCACTAAGTGGAAGGGATATGATTGGTATAGCTGAAACAGGTATTACCA GATCGGGTAAAACGTTGGCATTTTTATTACCAGCAATTGTGCATATAAATGCACAGGCGTTATTAAGGCCAGGAGATGGACCAATAGTGTTGGTATTGGCACCAACACGTGAGTTGGCTGAGCAAATCAAAGAAACGGCTCTTGTGTTTGGACGTTCAAGTAAGTTGAAGACGAGTGTAGCATATGGAGGTGTCCCGAAGAAGTTCCAGACAATAGCACTGAGGAGAGGAGTTGAGATTTTAATCGCGTGCCCAGGGCGCTTGATAGACTTTCTGGAGTCAAATGTTACTAATTTAAGAAGAGTGACGTACTTGGTATTGGATGAAGCAGACCGAATGCTTGATATGGGATTTGAGCCTCAGATTAGGAAGATCGTAGGACAGATTAGGCCGGACAGACAGACGCTGATGTTCAGCGCAACTTGGCCTAAGGAGGTTATTTCACTTTCAAGGTCACTGCTTAGCCATGAAGTGGTTCACGTTAACATCGGTTCACTGGACCTTACCACATGCCACAATATTGAGCAGAATGTGTTTATCCTTGAGGAGCGAGAAAAACGTCTTAAGCTAAAGGAGTTGTTAAAGAAGTTGATGGACGGTGGGAAGATACTAATTTTTTCAGAGACAAAGAAGGGTGCTGACACGCTTACAAGAGAACTCAGACTAGACGGTTGGCCAGCTCTTTGCATACACGGAGATAAGAAACAAGAGGAGAGGACCTGGGTCCTTAACGAGTTCAAAACTGGAAAACACCCCATTATGATCGCCACTGACGTCGCTAGTAGAGGTCTTGATGTCCGTGACGTTAAATATGTGATAAACTATGACTTCCCAGGTCAAATTGAAGATTACGTTCATCGAATAGGCAGAACCGGTCGTGCCGGTATGAAAG GAAGTTCTTATACGTTTTTGACGCCTGACAAGTTTAAGTCGGCACGTGAGTTGGTCAAGTTAATGCGTGAAGCTAATCAAGAAATCCCTCCAGAACTACTAAAATTAGCAAATGAGCGTTCTTATGGAACTGAACAGAGGCGTTGGGGTGCATATGGAAGaccattttcaaattccaCAAACCTCATACCACTGGGCGGAACACAAAGAAACTACAACTCATTTTCAAACTATTATCCAAGGAGATAA
- a CDS encoding uncharacterized protein (Tap349h10.p1c.cand.229 - score = 72.42): protein MVIPPPPPPPPKHIPPSEMGKMVEGYDQEGLKMGVVVPHDSYGTISAPTYVPSFIPQPPAVPPQSGGVHPMGIMNPSMGLMVPPMTHQPGHMPAQLIDPYLAAEISSIVHTLSTSQLIYVLAALKKFLKHAPSEARRFLINNPQLTYALLHTQFILGEHDESVLPLSKLDHDISQVNRLERSGHLKPFHNLYEDNSNVQHMEEYNIPDQYQVEQYQVPYQPPQHIEPVVNEKPMHQPMHQPMQHPVSQTPPQQLTHEATQKDIDDLMNSGIYPASAALVDEVIKNNDILTHIQKANMVEMNSWPPEQKQQVLSIKVVSKVVVKSIFRRFI from the exons ATGGTAATTCCTCCTCCGCCTCCTCCGCCCCCGAAACATATTC CACCCTCTGAAATGGGCAAAATGGTCGAAGGTTACGATCAGGAAGGGCTTAAAATGGGTGTTGTGGTTCCGCATGATTCTTACGGTACAATATCTGCACCTACATATGTACCTTCCTTTATACCTCAGCCTCCTGCTGTACCGCCACAGTCTGGAGGTGTTCATCCTATGGGAATTATGAATCCATCTATGGGATTAATGGTGCCTCCTATGACACATCAACCTGGCCATATGCCAGCGCAACTGATAGATCCATACCTAGCGGCTGAGATTTCTTCAATTGTACACACATTATCGACATCGcaattaatatatgttCTTGCTGCGCTAAAGAAATTTCTTAAACACGCACCCTCAGAGGCTAGGCGGTTTCTTATAAACAACCCTCAGCTAACATACGCACTTTTACATACTCAGTTCATACTGGGAGAACATGATGAAAGCGTGTTACCTCTTTCTAAACTCGACCATGACATATCACAAGTTAACAGACTCGAAAGATCAGGACACCTTAAGCCATTTCAC AATCTATATGAAGATAACTCTAACGTACAACATATggaagaatataatattcCTGATCAATACCAAGTTGAACAATATCAAGTGCCATACCAACCACCTCAACACATTGAGCCAGTG GTTAATGAAAAGCCAATGCATCAACCAATGCATCAGCCTATGCAGCATCCAGTTTCACAAACTCCGCCTCAACAATTGACACATGAGGCTACACAGAAAGATATCGACGACCTTATGAACAGTGGTATTTACCCGGCTTCTGCGGCTCTAGTGGATGAAGTTATTAAGAACAACGATATCCTCACACA tATTCAAAAAGCTAACATGGTAGAGATGAATTCATGGCCTCCTGAACAGAAACAACAAGTTTTGTCAATTAAAGTTGTAAGTAAAGTTGTTGTTAAATCCATATTTAGGCGCTTCATATGA